The Thermothielavioides terrestris NRRL 8126 chromosome 2, complete sequence genome includes a region encoding these proteins:
- a CDS encoding uncharacterized protein (Contains conserved domain PP2C_SIG[smart00331], Sigma factor PP2C-like phosphatases.) produces MRRLPARLPGPASHARVQATTDTIVPAFVPQFVAALHVPPAARSTAWRPRSARPQRSGLLAAQQRRIHLTAPLSQDKAPSPTTATPSPPVAYPPLDEDGRLDPSAFQKLPFRFDTGIALFAKRAPRPFPPPYLSPPSGSFSDPLSTHDRSRDRRRAYVDGHLIQGLTNGDDAVFASDYFICANDGVGAWSTRPRGHAGLWARLILHFWATAIFEDAARQGASYRPTPVAYLQRAYEQTIEATGPPNDWQGTTTAAGAQLHYRQVQAKDRNSGDSGSGNPGSARAGAGASPGADADADGAAVEPLLYVTNLGDSQVMVVRPSTREMVYKSTEQWHWFDCPRQLGTNSPDTPADCAVVDEVPIREGDVVLAMSDGVIDNLWGHEIVEKVCESLERWRAGEGRGRGRGLGTGLGRRGDGRDDDEVHDDDDHGMMGFVAEELMEAAKAVAVDPFAESPFMEHAIEEGLASGGGKLDDISVVAAICRRNQG; encoded by the exons ATGAGAAGACTACCTGCTCGATTGCCCGGCCCCGCTTCACACGCACGAGTTCAGGCGACAACAGATACTATTGTCCCAGCCTTCGTTCCACAGTTCGTCGCCGCTCTCCATGtcccccccgccgcccgatCGACGGCATGGCGTCCTCGCTCTGCTCGACCACAGCGCAGTGGCCTGCTGGCAGCGCAACAGCGCCGGATACATCTGACCGCGCCGCTCTCGCAAGACAAGGCGCCTTCGCCGACCACAGCGACCCCGTCGCCTCCGGTCGCATATCCGCCCCTGGATGAAGACGGCAGGCTCGACCCGTCCGCCTTCCAGAAACTCCCCTTTCGCTTCGACACGGGCATCGCGCTCTTTGCGAAGCGCGCCCCGCGCCCGTTCCCGCCTCCCTACCTCTCCCCGCCCTCGGGCTCCTTCAGCGACCCGCTCAGCACGCACGATCGCAGCCGggaccgccggcgggcgtACGTCGACGGGCACCTCATACAGGGGCTCACCAACGGTGACGATGCCGTGTTTGCGAGCGACTACTTTATCTGCGCCaacgacggcgtcggcgcgtgGAGTACGCGGCCCAGAGGGCATGCGGG ATTATGGGCGCGCCTGATCCTCCACTTTTGGGCAACCGCCATATTTGAGGATGCCGCCCGGCAAGGCGCCTCCTACCGCCCCACCCCCGTCGCCTACCTCCAGCGGGCGTACGAACAGACGATCGAGGCAACCGGCCCACCCAATGACTGGCAGGGCACGACCACCGCAGCGGGCGCACAGCTGCACTACCGCCAGGTGCAAGCAAAGGATCGCAACAGCGGAGACTCGGGCTCAGGAAACCCGGGGTCCGCCAGGGCTGGGGCCGGGGCCAGCccgggcgccgacgccgacgctgaCGGGGCGGCGGTCGAGCCGCTCCTGTACGTGACCAACCTCGGGGACTCGCAGGTCATGGTCGTGCGGCCGTCGACGCGCGAGATGGTGTACAAGTCGACCGAGCAGTGGCACTGGTTCGACTGCCCGCGGCAGCTGGGCACCAACAGCCCGGACACGCCGGCCGACTGCGCCGTGGTCGACGAGGTGCCCATCCGCGAGGGCGACGTGGTGCTGGCCATGTCGGACGGCGTGATCGACAACCTGTGGGGCCACGAGATCGTGGAGAAGGTCTGCGAGAGCCTCGAGAGGTGGCGCGCCGGGgaggggcgggggcgggggcgagGGTTAGGAACAGGTCTGGGCCGTCGGGGTGACGGTcgtgatgatgatgaggttcatgatgatgatgatcaTGGGATGATGGGGTTtgtcgccgaggagctgatGGAGGCGGCAAAGGCGGTCGCGGTGGATCCGTTCGCTGAGAGCCCCTTTATGGAACATGCTATTGAGGAGGGCCTGGCCAGCGGCGGAG GCAAGCTCGACGATATCAGCGTCGTGGCTGCTATCTGCCGGAGAAACCAGGGATGA